One Arthrobacter sp. StoSoilB19 DNA window includes the following coding sequences:
- a CDS encoding alkaline phosphatase D family protein — translation MDNISRRTLISAGIGAGIVAALPSAAVAVSTADDAGLRTDPFMLGIASGEPWPDGFVLWTRLAVNPVAEDGLGGMPSRPVAVQWEVAEDQGMRKVVARGVEQTRTETAHSVHVELRGLQPGREYFYRFRTGKYVSPVGRTLTSPALHETPAALAMAFASCAQYERGYFTAYRRLAEDHPDLVLHLGDYLYEYKKGSYVIGGGNPRDHEGPETVTLETYRQRHAQYKADADLQAAHAVAPWAVVWDDHEVDNNWADDVPENQDAAQLNDSVEHFRQRRAAAFQAYYENMPLRPSSLPAGPDMKIYRRIQWGQLANFHMMDTRQYRDDQLAGDGWKKNVTERLAENRTITGAEQEKWLLDGFRNSTQRWDILGQQVFFAERDRNKAPEIDDVSMDGWDGYAASRRRITQGWTDAKVRNAVVLTGDVHRHWANDVKVDYKDPASPVVGSELVCTSITSTGDGTGSTTDATMAWNPHLKFYNDNRGYVNTRITRDSMTADFRVLDHVTTPGAPVATKASFEIRDGVPGLQARA, via the coding sequence ATGGACAACATCTCCCGCAGAACGCTCATCTCCGCCGGCATCGGAGCCGGCATCGTCGCCGCACTGCCAAGTGCCGCCGTCGCCGTTTCCACCGCGGACGACGCCGGCCTTCGCACCGATCCCTTCATGCTCGGCATCGCATCGGGCGAGCCGTGGCCGGACGGCTTCGTCCTGTGGACGCGCCTGGCCGTGAACCCGGTGGCGGAGGACGGGCTGGGCGGCATGCCGTCGCGCCCGGTGGCCGTGCAGTGGGAAGTGGCCGAGGACCAGGGAATGCGGAAGGTGGTGGCCCGCGGCGTGGAGCAGACACGCACCGAGACCGCGCACTCGGTGCACGTGGAGCTGCGCGGCCTGCAGCCGGGCCGCGAGTACTTCTACCGGTTCCGCACCGGCAAGTACGTCAGCCCCGTGGGCCGCACCCTCACCAGCCCTGCCCTGCACGAGACGCCCGCCGCGCTGGCCATGGCGTTCGCCAGCTGCGCGCAGTATGAGCGCGGCTACTTCACCGCGTACCGGCGCCTGGCGGAGGACCACCCGGACCTGGTACTGCACCTGGGCGACTACCTTTATGAATACAAGAAGGGCAGCTACGTGATCGGCGGAGGGAACCCCCGTGACCACGAGGGCCCGGAGACCGTCACGCTGGAGACGTACCGGCAGCGCCACGCCCAGTACAAGGCCGACGCCGACCTGCAGGCAGCGCACGCAGTCGCACCCTGGGCGGTGGTGTGGGATGACCACGAGGTGGACAACAACTGGGCGGACGACGTTCCGGAGAACCAGGACGCCGCCCAGTTGAACGACAGCGTGGAGCACTTCCGGCAGCGCCGCGCCGCAGCCTTCCAGGCCTACTACGAGAACATGCCGCTGCGCCCGTCCTCGCTCCCCGCCGGGCCGGACATGAAGATCTACCGCCGCATCCAGTGGGGCCAGCTGGCCAACTTCCACATGATGGATACACGGCAGTACCGGGACGACCAGCTTGCCGGCGACGGCTGGAAGAAGAACGTCACAGAGCGGCTCGCCGAAAACCGGACCATCACCGGCGCCGAGCAGGAGAAGTGGCTGCTGGACGGATTCAGGAACTCCACGCAGCGGTGGGACATCCTGGGCCAGCAGGTCTTCTTCGCCGAGCGCGACCGGAACAAGGCACCGGAGATCGACGACGTTTCCATGGACGGCTGGGACGGGTACGCGGCCTCCCGCCGCCGCATCACCCAGGGATGGACCGACGCGAAGGTGCGCAACGCCGTCGTCCTCACCGGCGATGTGCACCGGCACTGGGCCAACGACGTGAAGGTGGACTACAAGGACCCCGCCTCCCCCGTAGTGGGCTCGGAACTGGTGTGCACGTCCATCACCTCCACGGGTGACGGCACGGGCTCCACCACGGACGCCACCATGGCCTGGAACCCGCACCTGAAGTTCTACAACGACAACCGCGGCTATGTGAACACGCGCATCACCAGGGACTCCATGACGGCGGACTTCCGCGTGCTGGACCACGTGACGACGCCGGGCGCACCCGTTGCCACGAAGGCCTCCTTTGAGATCCGCGACGGCGTGCCGGGGCTGCAGGCGCGGGCCTGA
- a CDS encoding SDR family oxidoreductase, whose translation MPRTSVVTGAASGIGKATRELLEQRGERVIGVDLHDAEVVADLSTAEGRDALPDAVRKVSGGRIDAIYANAGLAVPAPATVAVNFFGTVATLERLRPLLAGSDAPRAVAVSSMAALLASDSELVALLAAGDEPAAMARAEVMAKEPATTGQLIYASTKLALSRWVRRQAATAEWAGTGIPLNAVAPGVIATPMTADLIDTEEERRSLLEVVPMPLNGIAEPIVVARLLAWLNSEENTHLCGQIVYVDGGSDVVLRGDSVW comes from the coding sequence ATGCCCCGCACCTCCGTCGTCACCGGCGCAGCCTCCGGCATTGGCAAAGCCACCAGGGAACTGCTTGAGCAGCGCGGCGAACGCGTCATCGGGGTGGATCTCCACGATGCCGAGGTGGTGGCCGACCTGTCCACCGCCGAGGGACGCGACGCGTTGCCGGATGCGGTGAGGAAGGTCAGCGGCGGCAGGATCGATGCCATCTACGCCAATGCCGGCCTCGCCGTTCCGGCCCCCGCCACCGTGGCCGTCAATTTTTTCGGGACGGTGGCAACGCTGGAAAGGCTCCGGCCCCTTCTGGCGGGGTCGGACGCGCCACGCGCCGTCGCGGTCTCATCGATGGCCGCCCTCCTGGCCAGCGACAGCGAGCTTGTTGCACTCCTGGCCGCCGGGGATGAACCGGCGGCCATGGCCCGCGCCGAGGTCATGGCCAAGGAACCAGCGACCACGGGCCAGCTCATCTACGCCTCCACCAAGCTGGCGCTCTCCCGCTGGGTCCGCCGCCAGGCCGCAACGGCAGAGTGGGCCGGCACCGGGATCCCCCTGAACGCGGTGGCGCCGGGCGTCATCGCCACCCCAATGACGGCGGACCTGATCGATACCGAAGAGGAACGAAGGTCGCTGCTGGAAGTGGTCCCGATGCCGCTGAACGGCATCGCCGAGCCCATTGTGGTGGCCCGCCTGCTGGCCTGGCTCAACAGCGAGGAGAACACGCACCTCTGCGGGCAGATCGTCTATGTCGACGGCGGCAGCGATGTTGTCCTGCGCGGCGACTCGGTATGGTGA
- a CDS encoding GerMN domain-containing protein, translated as MAPLTIYYVAVGDNGVSGPAIGCGDSLVATTTAPVRFTDQVGPSINTLLANKSRDIGLSGLINVLYQSSLTYLGGELNGSTITIWLSGQFMLGGVCDIPRAKAQLEHTAMTASGATSAQVFVNGRPIDEVLSLK; from the coding sequence GTGGCCCCGCTGACCATCTACTACGTGGCCGTGGGTGACAACGGCGTCTCCGGGCCCGCGATCGGCTGCGGTGACAGCCTGGTGGCCACCACCACGGCCCCCGTCCGCTTCACCGACCAGGTGGGCCCCAGCATCAACACCCTGCTGGCCAACAAGAGCCGCGACATCGGCCTGTCCGGCCTCATCAACGTCCTGTACCAGTCGAGCTTGACCTATCTTGGTGGCGAGTTGAACGGCAGCACCATCACCATCTGGCTTTCCGGGCAGTTCATGCTCGGCGGCGTGTGCGACATCCCACGCGCCAAGGCCCAACTGGAACACACGGCCATGACGGCATCCGGTGCCACCAGCGCGCAGGTGTTCGTCAACGGCCGTCCCATCGACGAGGTACTGAGCCTCAAGTAG
- a CDS encoding alpha/beta fold hydrolase, with product MSLLKRALSVAAAAVLAGSLSATPAQADTLDIAPPGANDWSCKPSAEHPYPVVLVPGTFESMAKNWSTLSPYLKSAGYCVFALNYGETNGVYATAPVADSAKELAPFVDAVRAATGAPKVDLVGHSQGGMMPRYYMHLLGGAKYVHHLVGIAPSNHGTQGLIVPPPDAVPDPAYTTLGCAACADQQAGSAFMQELNAKGDTVAGPSYTVISTVYDEVVIPYNSQFLAGPARQVTNITIQDKCPADVFEHDQTPNDPVVHQFVANALGQASGPADPAYQPSCL from the coding sequence ATGTCACTGCTGAAACGCGCCCTGTCCGTCGCCGCAGCCGCCGTCCTGGCAGGCTCGCTCTCCGCGACTCCCGCCCAGGCCGACACCCTGGACATCGCGCCGCCGGGCGCCAACGACTGGTCCTGCAAGCCCTCCGCCGAACACCCGTACCCCGTGGTCCTGGTGCCCGGAACCTTCGAAAGCATGGCGAAAAACTGGTCCACGCTTTCGCCCTACCTCAAGAGCGCCGGATACTGCGTCTTCGCCCTCAATTACGGCGAGACCAACGGCGTCTACGCAACCGCCCCGGTGGCCGACTCCGCGAAGGAACTCGCCCCGTTCGTTGATGCCGTCCGCGCCGCCACGGGTGCGCCGAAAGTGGACCTGGTGGGCCACAGCCAGGGCGGCATGATGCCGCGCTACTACATGCACCTGCTGGGCGGCGCCAAGTACGTCCACCACCTGGTGGGCATTGCGCCATCCAACCACGGCACCCAGGGCCTGATCGTGCCGCCGCCGGATGCCGTCCCGGATCCCGCCTACACCACCCTGGGCTGCGCAGCATGCGCGGACCAGCAGGCCGGGTCGGCGTTCATGCAGGAACTCAACGCCAAGGGCGATACCGTCGCCGGCCCGTCCTACACCGTGATCTCCACCGTTTATGACGAAGTGGTGATTCCCTACAACAGCCAGTTCCTGGCGGGACCGGCCAGGCAGGTCACCAACATCACCATCCAGGACAAGTGTCCTGCCGATGTCTTCGAACACGACCAGACACCCAACGATCCCGTGGTGCACCAGTTTGTGGCGAACGCGCTGGGCCAGGCCTCCGGCCCGGCGGACCCCGCGTACCAGCCCAGCTGCCTGTAG